Proteins from one Fragaria vesca subsp. vesca linkage group LG6, FraVesHawaii_1.0, whole genome shotgun sequence genomic window:
- the LOC101304314 gene encoding uncharacterized protein LOC101304314, giving the protein MAANPTNSSQNTSQFIKLSETNYLKWTRQIRSYLNGAGLWGYVDGSIPAPSLTTETTATETVPAKTIPNPEYVKWFTKDQQIFNIMITSLTDNVSDLTVGYDTSKEVWDCLARHFSQKSNASASSLKLQLLEL; this is encoded by the coding sequence ATGGCTGCCAACCCCACAAACTCTTCTCAAAACACATCCCAATTCATCAAATTATCTGAAACCAATTATCTTAAATGGACTCGTCAAATTCGTTCATACCTCAATGGTGCAGGCCTTTGGGGCTATGTTGACGGCTCCATCCCTGCGCCCTCCCTCACCACCGAGACCACTGCAACTGAAACTGTTCCAGCCAAGACCATTCCCAATCCCGAGTATGTCAAATGGTTCACCAAAGATCAACAGATCTTCAATATCATGATTACCTCGTTGACCGACAACGTTTCTGATCTTACTGTTGGTTATGACACCTCTAAAGAGGTTTGGGACTGCTTGGCTCGCCATTTTTCCCAGAAATCCAATGCTAGCGCCTCCAGTCTCAAATTGCAACTCCTTGAGCTCTAA
- the LOC101304606 gene encoding puromycin-sensitive aminopeptidase-like: MEQKQSIEQFKGQARLPSFAIPKHYDLHLKLDLSACTFSGTVQINLSIVEETKFLVLNALELDVHQVWFTNSHGQKYHPCDVVLDGDDEFLVLVFDKALGISEGVVGVEFSAVLNAHLTGLYKCAYLDGGEKKNMAVTQFEAVDARRCFPCWDEPALKATFKIALDVPSELTALSNMPSTNEKFDGDVKTVYFEESPIMSTYLVAVVAGLFDYIEDTTSDGVKVRAYCPVGKSDKGEFALNLAVKTLDLFSKYFSTPYSLPKLDMVAVPEFSGGAMENYGLITYRESELLFDPLHTTAARKQRCFQMAIVVSHEVAHQWFGNLVTMEWWTDLWLNEGFATWISYMATDILFPEWKVWSQFLQQTTGGLVMDALEQSHPIQVEVNHARSVLEIFDAISYEKGSAVIRMLQAYLGDDIFQKSLSSYMKRFSGKNAKTEDLWSVISEESGVKISEMMDDWTKKQGYPVISVKAKDHILEFEQAQFLSAGLLGDGEWIVPITISLGSYERRKKFLLETKSSEVDVSDLVSSFHTKLKNKEICDEQLWVKVNVEQSGFYRVKYEDKLAARLRKAIEHNNLEATDKFGILDDSHALCEACEQSLSSLLCLMDVYRKEVDYIVLSKLIDVCYNIVKVASEAIPDSMNELKQFFINLLMFPAEALGWEPVPGESHFSTLLRAEVLQALVTFGHDKTQNEALDRFQILLNDRNTPLLTADTRAAAYIAVMRNASSSHKEGFEALLNVYREAGTVQEKERILRYFASSPDPDTVVNVLNFFLCDEVRDQDIVFGLCGISLECRETAWKWMKENWDLILTKYGAGMLLTHFVRDIVTPFCSNEKAAEVEEFFASRVHPSFAMTLKQSIEQVRIKARWVQGLRQEQSIQELVKQLAGKK; this comes from the exons ATGGAACAGAAGCAAAGCATAGAGCAGTTCAAAGGACAAGCAAGGCTACCGAGTTTCGCAATCCCAAAACACTATGATCTTCATCTCAAACTTGATCTCTCTGCCTGCACCTTCTCCGGCACCGTGCAGATCAACCTTAGCATCGTTGAAGAGACCAAATTTCTTGTCTTGAACGCTCTTGAACTTGATGTTCATCAAGTTTGGTTCACCAACTCTCACGGCCAA AAGTACCACCCCTGCGATGTTGTTTTGGATGGAGACGATGAATTTCTTGTTTTGGTCTTTGATAAAGCACTTGGTATTAGTGAGGGAGTCGTGGGGGTTGAGTTTTCTGCAGTCCTTAATGCGCACTTGACGGGGTTATATAAATG TGCTTATTTGGATGGAGGAGAGAAAAAGAATATGGCTGTTACTCAATTTGAAGCTGTGGATGCGAGGCGATGCTTTCCATGTTGGGATGAACCTGCTCTCAAG GCCACCTTCAAGATAGCATTAGATGTACCATCAGAGCTGACAGCTTTGTCCAATATGCCAAGTACAAATGAAAAGTTTGATGGAGATGTTAAGACTGTTTATTTTGAGGAATCTCCAATCATGTCAACTTATTTGGTGGCTGTTGTTGCTGGCCTGTTTGATTATATTGAAGATACAACATCTGATG GGGTAAAGGTTCGTGCATATTGCCCTGTTGGGAAGAGTGATAAGGGGGAGTTTGCTTTAAATCTTGCCGTTAAGACCCTTGATCTGTTCTCCAA ATACTTCTCAACCCCTTACTCCCTTCCCAAACTTGATATGGTTGCGGTTCCTGAATTTTCTGGTGGGGCCATGGAGAATTATGGTTTGATCACATACCGTGAAAGTGAACTCCTTTTTGATCCTTTGCACACCACAGCAGCAAGGAAGCAGAGA TGTTTTCAGATGGCGATTGTTGTATCACATGAAGTAGCACATCAGTGGTTTGGCAATCTGGTAACCATGGAATGGTGGACTGATTTATGGCTTAATGAAGGATTTGCAACATGG ATAAGCTATATGGCCACTGATATTTTGTTTCCTGAGTGGAAAGTTTGGTCTCAATTTCTACAACAGACTACTGGTGGCTTAGTTATGGATGCCCTGGAACAATCACATCCAATACAG GTGGAGGTAAACCATGCACGTTCAGTTCTTGAAATATTTGATGCCATCAGCTATGAAAAGGGATCTGCTGTCATACGAATGCTGCAGGCTTATCTTGGTGATGACATATTCCAG AAATCGTTAAGTTCCTATATGAAAAGATTCTCTGGAAAGAATGCTAAGACAGAAGATCTATGGAGTGTTATTTCAGAGGAATCTGGTGTCAAAATCAGTGAAATGATGGATGATTGGACTAAGAAGCAAGGATATCCTGTGATCTCTGTCAAAGCAAAGGATCATATTTTGGAATTTGAGCAG GCACAGTTTCTATCAGCAGGTTTGCTTGGTGATGGTGAGTGGATTGTTCCAATAACTATTTCATTGGGTTCATACGAGAGACGCAAGAAATTCCTTTTGGAAACAAAGTCCAGTGAAGTGGACGTGTCAGATCTTGTTAGCTCCTTCCATACCAAGTTAAAGAATAAAGAGATATGCGATGAACAACTGTGGGTCAAGGTCAATGTTGAGCAGAGTGGTTTCTATAGAGTAAAGTATGAAGATAAGCTAGCAGCTCGACTTAGGAAGGCTATTGAGCATAATAACTTGGAAGCAACAGACAAATTTG GCATTCTGGATGATTCACATGCCCTTTGCGAAGCTTGTGAACAGTCTCTATCATCTTTGCTTTGCTTAATGGATGTATACAGAAAAGAAGTTGATTATATTGTCTTATCAAAACTTATAGAC GTATGCTATAACATCGTTAAAGTGGCAAGCGAGGCCATCCCTGATTCAATGAATGAGTTGAAGCAGTTTTTCATCAATCTCCTCATGTTTCCAGCAGA AGCATTAGGCTGGGAACCGGTACCTGGAGAGAGTCACTTCAGTACACTTTTGAGAGCAGAAGTCTTGCAGGCCTTGGTCACTTTTGGCCATGATAAAACTCAGAATGAAGCATTAGACCGCTTTCAGATATTATTGAATGATAGAAATACTCCGCTTCTAACTGCAGATACAAGAGCG GCAGCTTACATTGCAGTGATGAGGAATGCTAGCAGCTCTCACAAGGAAGGCTTTGAGGCTCTGTTAAACGTTTACAGAGAAGCTGGTACAGTGCAAGAGAAGGAACGAATTCTAC GTTATTTTGCATCTTCTCCAGACCCAGATACAGTTGTTAATGTTTTGAACTTTTTCTTATGTGATGAG GTTCGAGATCAGGACATTGTATTTGGACTCTGTGGTATAAGCTTAGAATGCCGTGAAACAGCATGGAAATGGATGAAG GAGAACTGGGACCTGATCCTCACCAAATATGGTGCTGGAATGCTACTCACCCATTTCGTGAGAGACATTGTAACACCG TTTTGTAGCAATGAAAAGGCTGCTGAGGTTGAAGAATTTTTCGCAAGCCGGGTGCATCCTTCCTTTGCTATGACTCTGAAGCAAAGCATTGAGCAAGTCCGAATCAAGGCGAGGTGGGTTCAAGGCTTAAGGCAGGAGCAATCTATTCAAGAACTAGTCAAACAGTTGGCAGGCAAGAAATGA